A genomic region of Rhizomicrobium sp. contains the following coding sequences:
- a CDS encoding TonB-dependent receptor, which yields MVTGSHIASPNLQSTSPIIEATANDIKIQGVTKIEDLLNQMPQVFAGQNATVSNGATGTSEVDLRGLGCDRTLVLVDGRRLPYGSPLDSCADLNQVPTILVDRVEVLTGGASAVYGSDAVSGVVNFIMKKDFEGVQVDVQYGTFQHDNDYDGPGNVRSVIAAKAATNPTQFALPPDSVWDGGGKQISALLGVNSDNGKGNLTAFFTWRQDSQITEANRDYSACTFGAPVGASYTCGGSGTSYPGEFIADSGVYTVDKTTGNTFRPYSSATDAYNYGPLNYYERPDERYSAGVMGHYELSPHADAYTQISYSDYHTVSQIAPGGDFGNTASVNCGNPLLSGQEATTLGCSPADIAANNPADLYVLRRNVEGGGRQEDIRDTSFRAVAGVKGEIDDVWSYDLTASYSLVNYTQSSLNEFSSARLQNALNVVDVGGVPTCESVVNGSDPSCVPYNVFSIGGVTPAALNYLQIPALRFGSTLQQSLTAQFNGDLGHYGLQSPWAKDGIQVAFGAEYRIDRLSFITDLENQTGDIAGSGGAAIGISGATHVAEGYGEASIPLVQDAFLAQSISLELAMRYSSYDSIDATTYKIGADWAPTDDIRFRGSFDRAVRAPNVIDLFLGQGFNLFDQGSDPCGPTPNGHGGFNAPTASLAACQRTPGAGSAPWYNTALLNSPANQYNFQQGGNLNLGAEKADTFTVGFVATPTFLPGFTASIDYFDIKLRNAISALDPTAIEDSCYTDNVAASCALIHRNPGNGSLWIGSGFVDSRNTNIGGVRTSGIDFSAAYALDLTDVGWDKVGSLSFSLNGTYLNTLTTDTGLGGSSAIYSCVARFSSNCGTPNPAWRHIFRVGWTTPWDDIVLTGTWRFFGGVKEFGVADLSVLGTRLGAQNYFDLQVAAPVMTGATIRLGVNNLFDTDPPLTNAIGTTGNGNTFPQSYDSFGRYLFADLTVDL from the coding sequence GTGGTGACGGGCTCGCACATCGCGTCGCCCAATCTTCAATCGACCAGCCCGATCATCGAAGCGACCGCCAACGACATCAAGATCCAAGGCGTCACGAAGATCGAAGACCTGCTCAACCAGATGCCGCAGGTTTTCGCCGGCCAGAACGCCACGGTGTCGAACGGCGCGACGGGAACGTCGGAAGTCGATTTGCGCGGCCTCGGTTGCGATCGCACCCTGGTGCTGGTCGACGGTCGCCGCCTGCCCTACGGTTCGCCGCTCGACAGCTGCGCCGACTTGAATCAGGTTCCGACCATTCTTGTCGACCGCGTTGAAGTGCTCACCGGCGGCGCGTCGGCCGTTTACGGTTCGGATGCCGTCTCGGGCGTCGTGAACTTCATCATGAAGAAGGACTTCGAGGGCGTCCAAGTCGACGTCCAATACGGGACCTTCCAGCACGACAACGACTATGACGGCCCGGGCAATGTGCGCTCGGTCATCGCGGCCAAGGCCGCGACGAACCCGACGCAGTTCGCCCTTCCCCCGGATTCGGTCTGGGACGGCGGCGGCAAGCAGATTTCCGCCCTGCTTGGCGTCAACAGCGACAACGGCAAAGGCAACCTGACGGCCTTCTTCACGTGGCGCCAGGACAGCCAGATCACGGAAGCCAATCGCGACTATTCGGCTTGCACCTTCGGCGCGCCGGTCGGGGCGAGCTACACCTGCGGCGGATCGGGCACCAGCTATCCGGGCGAGTTCATCGCGGACAGCGGAGTCTACACGGTCGACAAGACGACCGGCAATACGTTCCGTCCCTACAGCAGCGCCACGGACGCGTACAATTACGGCCCGCTGAACTACTACGAGCGTCCCGACGAGCGCTATTCGGCCGGCGTCATGGGACATTATGAGCTGTCCCCGCATGCCGACGCCTATACGCAGATCTCGTATTCCGACTACCACACGGTTTCGCAGATCGCCCCGGGCGGCGACTTCGGCAACACCGCTTCGGTGAATTGCGGCAATCCGCTGCTCTCCGGTCAGGAAGCCACCACGCTCGGCTGCTCGCCGGCCGACATCGCGGCGAACAACCCCGCCGACCTCTATGTCCTGCGCCGCAACGTCGAAGGCGGTGGTCGTCAGGAAGACATCCGCGATACGTCCTTCCGCGCCGTCGCCGGCGTCAAGGGCGAGATCGACGATGTGTGGTCCTACGACCTCACGGCCAGCTATTCGCTGGTCAATTACACGCAGTCCTCGCTGAACGAATTCTCGTCCGCGCGGCTGCAGAATGCGCTCAACGTCGTCGATGTCGGCGGCGTTCCCACCTGCGAATCGGTGGTGAACGGAAGCGACCCGTCCTGCGTTCCCTACAATGTCTTCTCGATCGGGGGCGTGACGCCGGCTGCCTTGAATTACCTCCAGATCCCGGCGCTTCGCTTCGGTTCGACGCTGCAGCAGTCCTTGACCGCCCAGTTCAACGGCGATCTCGGCCATTACGGCTTGCAGAGCCCCTGGGCGAAGGACGGCATCCAGGTCGCGTTCGGTGCCGAATACCGCATCGACCGCCTGTCCTTCATCACCGACCTTGAAAACCAGACCGGCGACATCGCCGGTTCGGGCGGCGCGGCGATCGGCATCTCCGGCGCGACGCATGTGGCGGAAGGTTACGGCGAAGCCAGCATCCCGCTCGTGCAGGATGCGTTCCTGGCGCAGTCGATCTCTCTCGAGCTCGCCATGCGTTATTCGTCCTATGACTCGATCGACGCCACGACCTACAAGATCGGCGCCGACTGGGCCCCGACGGACGACATCCGGTTCCGCGGCAGCTTCGACCGTGCCGTTCGCGCGCCGAACGTCATCGATCTGTTCCTCGGGCAGGGTTTCAACCTGTTCGATCAAGGCTCCGATCCCTGCGGTCCGACGCCGAATGGTCATGGCGGCTTCAACGCGCCGACGGCGTCGCTGGCAGCCTGTCAGAGGACGCCGGGTGCGGGCTCCGCGCCGTGGTACAACACCGCGCTGCTGAACAGCCCGGCCAATCAGTACAACTTCCAGCAGGGCGGCAATCTGAACCTCGGCGCCGAAAAGGCCGACACGTTCACCGTCGGCTTCGTCGCCACCCCGACCTTCCTCCCCGGGTTCACGGCCTCGATCGACTATTTCGACATCAAGCTGCGTAACGCGATCTCCGCTCTCGATCCGACCGCGATCGAGGATTCCTGCTACACCGACAACGTCGCGGCGAGCTGCGCGTTGATTCACCGCAATCCGGGTAACGGATCGCTGTGGATCGGCAGCGGCTTCGTCGACTCTCGCAACACCAATATCGGTGGCGTGAGGACGTCGGGCATCGACTTCTCGGCCGCCTATGCCCTCGACCTCACCGATGTGGGCTGGGACAAGGTCGGCTCGCTGTCGTTCAGCCTGAACGGGACCTACCTGAACACGCTGACGACCGACACCGGCTTGGGAGGTTCCTCGGCGATCTATAGCTGCGTCGCCCGCTTCTCCAGCAATTGCGGCACGCCGAACCCGGCATGGCGTCACATCTTCCGCGTGGGCTGGACGACGCCTTGGGACGACATCGTGCTCACCGGCACGTGGCGTTTCTTCGGCGGCGTGAAGGAGTTCGGCGTGGCGGATCTGTCGGTGCTCGGAACGCGCCTGGGGGCACAGAACTACTTCGACCTCCAGGTCGCGGCTCCGGTGATGACCGGCGCGACCATCCGGCTCGGTGTCAACAATCTGTTCGACACCGATCCGCCGCTGACCAATGCCATCGGCACGACCGGCAACGGCAACACGTTCCCGCAGAGCTACGACTCGTTCGGTCGTTATCTCTTCGCGGACCTGACGGTCGACCTGTAG
- a CDS encoding sulfotransferase codes for MTPPAAVRRLLHEAQALQKAGRAGEALAAYERLLAQWPALPDSWFNLAVLQRRAGRFDAALASYQRALDHRVARPEEVHLNRGVIYSDHLRREDAAMRELNTALALNPGYVPALLNLANLHEDRGEREAAQALYTRILAREPGHATALARYAGLKTVTDAGDPLIATLKRTLEQPGIAPADRASLGFALGKVLDDCGAYDAAFEAYAAANRDSRAGAAGGAPVYDRRRHEEFIGDIIATFSAERVRRLARDSAGAAPIFICGMFRSGSTLTEQVLAAHRGVTAGGELNLLPALARTELAPFPAALKATDAAAIAALAERYRAHLAALFPGADRVTDKRPDNFLYIGLIKCLFPGARIVHTVREPLDNCLSVFFLHLDHGMSYALDLMDIGHYYAQYRRLMAHWRSLFGADILDFDYDALVRDPRPSVESLLAFCGLDWDENCLSFHRLRNAVKTASVWQVREPLYARSSGRWRNYERQLAPLRDYLAARNI; via the coding sequence GTGACGCCGCCCGCCGCGGTGCGGCGCCTGCTGCACGAAGCGCAAGCGCTGCAGAAGGCCGGCCGCGCCGGTGAAGCCCTTGCCGCCTATGAAAGGCTGCTGGCCCAATGGCCAGCCTTGCCGGATAGCTGGTTCAACCTCGCCGTCCTGCAGCGCCGGGCGGGCCGCTTCGACGCGGCCCTGGCCTCCTATCAGCGCGCCCTCGACCATCGCGTCGCGCGGCCCGAGGAGGTCCATCTCAATCGCGGCGTGATCTATTCGGACCATCTGCGGCGCGAGGACGCCGCGATGCGCGAGTTGAACACCGCCCTCGCGCTCAATCCCGGCTACGTTCCCGCGCTGCTCAATCTCGCCAATCTCCACGAGGATCGCGGCGAGCGGGAGGCCGCGCAGGCGCTCTACACGCGGATCCTGGCGCGCGAGCCCGGCCATGCGACCGCGCTGGCGCGTTATGCCGGCCTCAAAACGGTCACGGACGCCGGCGATCCCCTGATCGCGACCCTGAAGCGGACGCTGGAGCAGCCGGGGATCGCGCCGGCCGACCGGGCCAGCCTCGGCTTCGCGCTCGGCAAGGTGCTGGACGATTGCGGCGCGTATGACGCAGCGTTCGAAGCCTATGCCGCGGCCAACCGCGACAGCCGCGCCGGCGCCGCCGGCGGCGCGCCCGTCTACGACCGGCGCCGGCACGAGGAGTTCATCGGCGACATCATCGCGACCTTCAGCGCCGAGCGGGTGCGCCGGCTGGCGCGCGACAGCGCCGGCGCAGCGCCGATCTTCATCTGCGGCATGTTCCGCTCGGGCTCGACCCTGACCGAGCAGGTGCTGGCAGCCCATCGCGGCGTCACCGCCGGCGGCGAGCTCAACCTGCTGCCGGCACTGGCGCGCACCGAACTGGCGCCGTTTCCGGCGGCGCTGAAGGCGACCGACGCGGCGGCGATCGCGGCGCTGGCGGAGCGCTACCGCGCGCATCTTGCGGCCCTTTTCCCGGGCGCGGACCGCGTCACCGACAAGCGGCCGGACAATTTCCTCTATATCGGCCTCATCAAGTGCCTGTTCCCCGGCGCCAGGATCGTCCACACGGTGCGCGAGCCGCTGGACAATTGCCTGTCGGTCTTCTTCCTCCATCTCGATCACGGCATGAGCTACGCGCTCGACCTGATGGATATCGGGCATTACTACGCCCAATACCGGCGCCTGATGGCGCATTGGCGCTCGCTGTTCGGCGCGGACATCCTGGATTTCGATTACGACGCCCTGGTGCGCGATCCCAGGCCGTCGGTCGAAAGCCTGCTGGCATTCTGCGGCCTGGACTGGGACGAGAACTGCCTGTCCTTCCATCGCCTGCGCAACGCGGTGAAGACCGCGAGCGTCTGGCAGGTGCGCGAGCCGCTCTATGCCCGCTCGTCGGGGCGCTGGCGCAACTACGAGAGGCAGCTTGCGCCGCTGCGGGACTATCTGGCGGCCCGGAATATCTGA
- a CDS encoding aspartyl/asparaginyl beta-hydroxylase domain-containing protein encodes MADGRITGLAGAAYDAMARGAFDNAERLWRQVLDLAPDDPRALLFLGQRRLQLRDPRGAAELLKRAAAAAAPKDPIPWLNLSFAYRALGDAPAEMAALQRSLAADPYCFLALLAQGDLQERSGNPRQAARIYANVLKIAPPEDKLVADVRARLDHARTVVAQTSKALDEFLEARLKDVGAVAASRRMDEARAALVGAGKIYKSEASLFHIPRLPAIPYFDRALFPWLATVEAATDAIREELLGLLRAKREGFAPYVQYGAGAPLHQWAELNNSPRWSALFLWKDGARVEENCALCPRTVAAMEAVPLARIPGGEPCVLFSALDPHTRIPPHAGISNARAVVHLPLIIPPGCHFRVGGETRAWKEGEAWVFDDTIEHEAWNDSDQLRVIMIFNVWNPFLDEAEHAAAAALVSGFYRFYDGAA; translated from the coding sequence ATGGCGGACGGACGGATTACCGGGCTGGCCGGCGCGGCCTATGACGCGATGGCGCGCGGCGCGTTCGACAATGCCGAGCGGCTGTGGCGCCAGGTTCTCGATCTGGCGCCGGACGATCCGCGGGCGCTGCTTTTTCTCGGTCAGCGGCGGCTGCAATTGCGCGATCCGCGCGGCGCCGCGGAGCTGCTGAAGCGCGCCGCGGCGGCGGCGGCGCCGAAAGATCCGATCCCATGGCTGAACCTGTCCTTCGCCTATCGCGCGCTCGGCGATGCGCCGGCGGAGATGGCGGCGCTCCAGCGCTCGCTGGCGGCCGATCCCTATTGCTTCCTGGCCCTTTTGGCGCAGGGCGACCTGCAGGAACGGTCCGGAAATCCGCGCCAGGCGGCGCGCATCTATGCCAACGTCCTGAAGATCGCGCCGCCCGAGGACAAGCTGGTCGCCGACGTGCGGGCGCGGCTGGATCACGCGCGGACGGTGGTGGCGCAGACCTCGAAAGCCCTGGACGAATTTTTGGAAGCAAGGCTCAAGGACGTCGGCGCCGTCGCCGCGTCGCGGCGCATGGACGAAGCCCGGGCCGCGCTGGTCGGCGCTGGCAAGATCTACAAATCCGAAGCCAGCCTGTTCCACATCCCGCGCCTGCCGGCGATCCCCTATTTCGACCGCGCGCTTTTTCCCTGGCTCGCGACGGTCGAGGCGGCGACCGACGCCATCCGGGAGGAATTGCTGGGGCTTTTGCGCGCCAAGCGGGAAGGCTTCGCTCCTTATGTGCAATACGGCGCCGGCGCGCCGCTGCACCAGTGGGCCGAACTCAACAATTCGCCGCGCTGGAGCGCGCTGTTCCTGTGGAAGGACGGAGCGCGGGTGGAAGAGAACTGCGCCCTGTGCCCGCGCACCGTGGCGGCGATGGAGGCGGTGCCGCTGGCGCGGATCCCGGGCGGCGAACCCTGCGTGCTGTTCTCCGCGCTCGATCCGCATACGCGCATTCCGCCCCATGCCGGAATCTCCAATGCGCGGGCGGTGGTGCATCTGCCGCTGATCATCCCGCCCGGCTGCCACTTCCGGGTCGGCGGCGAGACGCGCGCGTGGAAGGAGGGCGAAGCCTGGGTGTTCGACGACACCATCGAGCACGAGGCCTGGAACGACAGCGACCAGCTGCGGGTCATCATGATCTTCAATGTGTGGAATCCGTTCCTCGACGAGGCCGAGCATGCCGCCGCGGCCGCCCTGGTCTCGGGCTTCTATCGATTCTACGACGGCGCGGCCTGA
- a CDS encoding aspartyl/asparaginyl beta-hydroxylase domain-containing protein translates to MLSSSTDPRALAMSATQALQRGDAAAARELFQRAVATGQPDASVLLGLALACRQLKARDETLAALDKVLALEPASLQALLMKGDHFLEEGDSQAGIAFYRMALRSAPPAARLPAALQGELRRAQQACEEHARKYEAYLQHRLAEHGFDPERSSGRFARSVDLMTGKRRIYYQQPHHYYFPELPQIQFGDPSQFPWLPAVEAAVPDIRSELLEVLGGPEAFAPYVESYRNRPKADTTGTMGNPNWSAFFLWKAGEIVPENAARCPKTVRALQDLPFCRIAGRSPSVLFSLLRPGARIPPHLGMINTRLICHIPLIVPENCGIRVGNETRTWTEGKALLLDDTIEHEAWNNSDKLRVVLLFDVWKPELTEEERALVVAAIEAVDSYGTKRPWRD, encoded by the coding sequence ATGCTGTCTTCTTCGACCGATCCGCGCGCGCTGGCGATGTCCGCGACGCAGGCCCTGCAGCGCGGCGATGCCGCGGCGGCGCGGGAGCTGTTCCAGCGCGCCGTCGCCACCGGGCAGCCGGATGCCTCCGTCCTGCTCGGGCTCGCCCTCGCCTGCCGCCAGCTCAAGGCGCGGGACGAGACGCTGGCGGCCCTCGACAAGGTCCTGGCGCTCGAACCGGCCAGTCTTCAGGCGCTGCTGATGAAGGGGGATCATTTCCTCGAAGAGGGCGACAGCCAGGCCGGCATCGCGTTCTACCGGATGGCGCTGCGTTCGGCGCCGCCGGCGGCGCGGCTTCCGGCCGCGCTGCAGGGCGAACTGCGCCGCGCCCAGCAGGCCTGCGAGGAGCATGCGCGAAAATACGAGGCCTATCTGCAGCACCGATTGGCCGAACACGGCTTCGACCCGGAGCGCTCCAGCGGCCGGTTCGCCCGGTCCGTCGATCTGATGACGGGAAAGCGGCGGATCTACTACCAGCAGCCGCATCACTATTACTTCCCCGAACTGCCGCAGATTCAGTTCGGCGATCCGAGCCAATTTCCGTGGCTGCCGGCCGTCGAGGCGGCGGTGCCCGACATACGTTCGGAGTTGCTGGAGGTGCTGGGCGGGCCGGAGGCGTTCGCGCCCTATGTCGAAAGCTATCGCAACCGGCCGAAGGCCGACACGACGGGCACCATGGGCAATCCCAACTGGTCCGCGTTCTTTCTGTGGAAGGCGGGCGAGATCGTTCCGGAAAACGCGGCGCGCTGTCCCAAGACCGTGCGGGCGCTCCAGGACCTGCCGTTCTGCCGCATCGCGGGGCGGTCGCCCTCGGTGCTGTTTTCGCTGCTGCGGCCCGGCGCGCGGATTCCGCCCCATCTGGGCATGATCAACACCAGGCTGATCTGCCATATCCCGCTGATCGTGCCGGAAAATTGCGGCATCCGGGTCGGCAACGAAACCCGGACCTGGACCGAGGGAAAGGCGCTCCTGCTCGACGACACGATCGAGCACGAGGCCTGGAACAACAGCGACAAGCTCCGCGTCGTCCTGCTATTCGACGTGTGGAAGCCGGAACTGACCGAGGAAGAACGCGCTTTGGTGGTGGCCGCGATCGAAGCCGTCGACAGCTATGGCACCAAGCGGCCCTGGCGCGACTGA
- the sppA gene encoding signal peptide peptidase SppA has translation MVAFLRWIGSIGLGVLNGVAKFAVFVVLLFVVLIVVGLVRGDGLPGNMVLALDLRAPLADSVNSTFDFETHPVTVMDTVLALDAAERDPRVKGVVLRIGTANLPIAQAEEIGTALKKFRASGKFVIAHAQGFDAAGLGDYLTAANADQIWMQPRAPFTAAGEGGTQLFLRGLLDKINAEPQIVKRSDYKSAADEFMEKNMTPADRVQTTRLMQSWYDTAVAGAAQARRLTPVRMVAALEASPQFSEDARARGLIDQIGFDDDAQNAALARAGDGAKVVPLAKFVRAQHDDAGFGSGPRIALIEASGEILDGGAGGNSDVIAGDDMAKAIRAAAQDKDVRAIILRVDSPGGSVTASDQILDAVKKAQKAGKPVVVSMGGVAASGGYYISASANRIVAEPGTITGSIGVLTGKISFQRSLALAGVGADTIGIGHNALYNSMFQPYTDDQLAALNREADAIYADFTQKVAAGRKLPLAKVQDIAKGRVWSGADARGNGLVDDLGGFWTATDSAKKLAGIAPGDRVAFRLYPRKKGLFEAIDALLGGTPTAVRAVENFVSLMDAAPVRAVVGTVNELPRGGVELRATNLPR, from the coding sequence ATGGTCGCATTCTTGCGCTGGATCGGGTCCATCGGGCTCGGCGTGCTCAACGGCGTCGCGAAATTCGCGGTGTTCGTCGTGCTCCTGTTCGTCGTGCTCATCGTCGTCGGGCTGGTCCGGGGCGACGGCTTGCCGGGAAACATGGTGCTGGCGCTCGACCTGCGCGCGCCGCTGGCTGATTCGGTGAACTCCACTTTCGATTTCGAGACCCATCCGGTGACGGTGATGGACACCGTCCTGGCGCTCGACGCCGCCGAGCGGGATCCGCGCGTCAAGGGCGTCGTGCTGCGCATCGGCACCGCCAATCTTCCCATCGCCCAGGCCGAGGAGATCGGCACGGCGCTGAAGAAGTTCCGCGCCAGCGGCAAGTTCGTGATCGCCCATGCCCAGGGCTTCGACGCCGCCGGCCTCGGCGACTACCTGACCGCCGCCAATGCCGACCAGATCTGGATGCAGCCGCGCGCGCCGTTCACCGCCGCGGGCGAGGGCGGCACCCAGCTCTTCCTGCGCGGCCTGCTCGACAAGATCAACGCCGAGCCGCAGATCGTCAAACGCTCCGACTACAAGAGCGCCGCCGACGAGTTCATGGAAAAGAACATGACGCCGGCCGACCGCGTGCAGACCACGCGGCTGATGCAATCCTGGTACGACACCGCCGTCGCCGGCGCCGCGCAGGCGCGCCGCCTGACACCGGTCAGGATGGTCGCCGCGCTCGAAGCCAGCCCGCAATTCAGCGAGGACGCGCGCGCCCGCGGCCTGATCGACCAGATCGGCTTCGACGACGACGCGCAGAACGCGGCGCTGGCGCGTGCCGGCGACGGCGCCAAGGTCGTGCCGCTCGCCAAATTCGTCCGTGCCCAGCACGACGATGCCGGTTTCGGCTCGGGCCCGCGCATCGCCCTGATCGAAGCCTCGGGCGAGATCCTCGACGGCGGCGCCGGCGGCAACAGCGACGTCATCGCCGGCGACGACATGGCCAAGGCGATCCGCGCCGCGGCCCAGGACAAGGACGTGCGCGCCATCATCCTGCGCGTCGACTCGCCCGGCGGCTCGGTCACGGCGTCGGACCAGATCCTCGACGCGGTCAAGAAGGCGCAGAAGGCCGGCAAGCCGGTCGTCGTCAGCATGGGCGGCGTCGCGGCCTCGGGCGGCTATTACATCTCGGCCTCGGCCAACCGCATCGTGGCGGAGCCGGGCACGATCACCGGCTCGATCGGCGTGCTGACGGGCAAGATCTCGTTCCAGCGCAGCCTGGCGCTGGCCGGCGTCGGCGCCGACACGATCGGCATCGGCCACAACGCGCTGTACAATTCGATGTTCCAGCCCTACACCGACGACCAGCTCGCCGCGCTCAACCGCGAGGCCGACGCGATCTATGCCGACTTCACGCAGAAGGTCGCCGCCGGGCGCAAGCTGCCGCTGGCCAAGGTGCAGGACATCGCCAAGGGCCGCGTCTGGTCGGGCGCCGACGCGCGCGGCAACGGGCTGGTCGACGATCTCGGCGGCTTCTGGACCGCGACCGACAGCGCCAAGAAGCTGGCCGGCATCGCGCCGGGCGACCGGGTCGCGTTCCGCCTCTATCCGCGCAAGAAGGGCCTGTTCGAGGCGATCGATGCGCTCCTCGGCGGCACGCCCACGGCGGTCCGGGCGGTGGAGAATTTCGTCTCGCTGATGGACGCGGCGCCGGTGCGCGCGGTGGTCGGCACGGTCAACGAATTGCCGCGCGGCGGGGTGGAACTGCGCGCGACCAACCTGCCGCGCTGA
- a CDS encoding serine hydrolase domain-containing protein, whose translation MRSIPWVALAFGLAVAPAFAQDDTAPAGAALTRTDVEAFSDGLVPLGIAQGNIAGAVVVVVKDGQVLFEKGYGVADTATRAPVDPERTLFRPGSISKLFIWTAVMQLADAGKLDLDADVNTYLDFKIPPAFGKPVTMRELMTHTAGFEETFRPLLIGNPKSVEALDRVVKEALPRRIFAPGEVPAYSNYGATLAGYIVQRVSGEKFEDYVQRHIFAPLGMTHASFVQPLPPVLAADMSKGYTLASGPATPFEMISMTPAGGLSASGGDIARFMIAHLHDGAYGAGRILSPRMAVKMHGIAFRPFPALSPMAYGFYHDDINGHRIVAHGGDTGVFHSDLELILDADTGVFISLNSAGEGRAVSIIRRGFMREFMNRYFPAPKTKPAATLATARADGARLVGDYIVSRRGDATFGRVLNIFQPMTISLNADNTLTVPLLVNPAGTPKRWREVRPFVWQEVNGKSLIQAKLKDGAVDQIGMEDTGPIMVLQPAGLTAAAWNFYLLVFTVVMLALTVVFWPVKAVLRWRYDRPLALAGRARLLYRLTRVVALIDLIFLAGFPVAFTVLSGSLASWPPAIDWLFRGLQVLGVAGVVGTVVPLAEFATAIGDRARPWWTKATDLLIALAALAAVWFAFSQNLLTIGLRY comes from the coding sequence ATGAGATCGATACCGTGGGTGGCGCTGGCGTTCGGCCTCGCCGTGGCGCCGGCTTTCGCGCAAGACGACACCGCCCCGGCCGGCGCGGCGCTGACCCGGACCGATGTCGAAGCCTTCTCGGACGGCCTCGTCCCGCTCGGCATCGCCCAGGGCAATATCGCCGGCGCGGTCGTGGTGGTGGTCAAGGACGGCCAGGTGCTGTTCGAGAAGGGCTATGGCGTCGCCGACACCGCGACGCGTGCGCCGGTCGATCCGGAGCGCACGCTGTTCCGCCCCGGCTCGATCTCAAAGCTCTTCATCTGGACGGCGGTGATGCAGCTCGCCGATGCCGGCAAGCTCGACCTCGACGCGGACGTCAACACCTATCTCGATTTCAAGATCCCGCCCGCTTTCGGCAAGCCCGTCACGATGCGCGAACTGATGACGCACACGGCGGGCTTCGAGGAAACCTTCCGCCCGCTGCTGATCGGCAATCCCAAATCCGTCGAGGCGCTCGACCGCGTGGTGAAGGAGGCGCTGCCGCGGCGCATCTTCGCGCCCGGCGAGGTGCCGGCCTATTCCAATTACGGCGCCACGCTCGCCGGCTATATCGTCCAGCGCGTCTCGGGCGAAAAGTTCGAGGACTATGTCCAGCGCCACATCTTCGCGCCGCTCGGCATGACGCATGCGAGCTTCGTGCAGCCGCTGCCGCCGGTGCTCGCGGCCGACATGTCCAAGGGCTACACGCTGGCCTCGGGGCCCGCGACGCCGTTCGAGATGATCTCCATGACGCCGGCCGGCGGCCTGTCCGCCAGCGGCGGCGATATCGCGCGCTTTATGATCGCGCATCTGCATGACGGCGCCTATGGCGCCGGTCGCATCCTGTCGCCGCGGATGGCGGTCAAGATGCACGGCATCGCCTTCCGCCCGTTCCCGGCGCTGTCGCCGATGGCCTATGGCTTCTATCACGACGACATCAACGGCCACCGCATCGTCGCGCATGGCGGCGACACCGGCGTCTTCCACTCCGACCTGGAACTGATCCTCGACGCCGACACCGGCGTGTTCATCTCGCTGAACAGCGCGGGCGAGGGCCGCGCCGTGTCGATCATCCGCCGCGGCTTCATGCGCGAATTCATGAACCGCTATTTCCCGGCGCCGAAAACCAAGCCGGCCGCGACGCTCGCCACCGCCAGGGCCGACGGCGCCAGGCTCGTCGGCGACTATATCGTCAGCCGCCGCGGCGACGCGACCTTCGGGCGCGTCCTCAACATCTTCCAGCCGATGACGATTTCGCTCAACGCCGACAACACGCTGACGGTTCCCCTCCTGGTGAATCCCGCGGGCACGCCCAAGCGCTGGCGCGAGGTGCGGCCCTTCGTCTGGCAGGAGGTGAACGGCAAGAGCCTGATCCAGGCGAAGCTGAAGGACGGCGCGGTCGACCAGATCGGCATGGAGGATACCGGCCCGATCATGGTGCTGCAGCCCGCCGGGCTTACCGCCGCGGCGTGGAATTTCTATCTGCTGGTCTTCACGGTCGTCATGCTGGCGCTGACCGTCGTCTTCTGGCCGGTGAAGGCGGTGCTGCGCTGGCGCTATGACCGTCCGCTGGCGCTGGCCGGCCGGGCGCGGCTGCTCTACCGCCTCACCCGCGTCGTGGCGCTGATCGATCTGATATTCCTGGCGGGCTTTCCGGTCGCCTTCACGGTGCTGTCCGGCAGTCTCGCGAGCTGGCCCCCCGCCATCGACTGGCTGTTCCGCGGGCTTCAGGTCCTGGGCGTGGCCGGCGTCGTCGGCACGGTGGTTCCGCTGGCCGAGTTCGCGACCGCCATCGGCGACCGCGCCCGGCCCTGGTGGACCAAGGCCACGGACCTCCTGATCGCGCTGGCGGCGCTCGCCGCCGTCTGGTTCGCCTTCAGCCAGAACCTGCTGACGATCGGCCTGCGGTACTAG